One segment of Formicincola oecophyllae DNA contains the following:
- a CDS encoding Dabb family protein: protein MLVHCVLFQIKESASPEAIKTLGEAFLGMKAHIPAIRSVAWYANTGPAARSQGFNHMLRVTFDGQEELALYATHPHHVSTCQEYLFPLLAKNPQESVVIFDHSGD, encoded by the coding sequence ATGCTTGTCCACTGCGTCCTGTTCCAAATCAAGGAAAGCGCCAGCCCTGAGGCCATCAAGACCTTGGGAGAGGCTTTCCTGGGCATGAAGGCCCACATCCCGGCCATTCGTTCCGTAGCTTGGTATGCCAACACAGGTCCTGCAGCACGTAGCCAGGGCTTTAACCACATGCTGCGCGTCACTTTTGATGGCCAGGAAGAGCTTGCGCTCTACGCGACCCACCCCCACCATGTTAGCACCTGCCAGGAGTACCTTTTCCCACTCCTGGCCAAGAACCCGCAGGAGTCAGTGGTAATTTTTGATCATTCCGGCGACTGA
- the acnA gene encoding aconitate hydratase AcnA yields the protein MGQWRVASLPMAFKAAGTTGKLAERLPISLKIVLENVLRQGDWQAARAVIDWALERHSTAEVPFRPARILMQDFTGVPAIVDLAAMRDGMKALGGDPDQVNPLVPIDLVIDHSVAVDVAGRPDALAQNVTREFARNAERYGFLRWGAEAFGNFKVVPPGNGICHQVNLEHLAPLVVERDGQLFPDTVFGTDSHTTMINGLGVLGWGVGGIEAEAAALGEAIAMRVPDVVGVRLEGALPAGTTATDLVLHLTQMLRKVGVVGRFVEFFGPALDQLPLADRATIANMAPEYGATCGYFPPDSHTVAYLRQTGRPEDHIKRTENYLRAQGMWRDPNQEPVFTQVVKLDLGQVRPTAAGPKNPSDRHDLAAVPASLESCLAGFGVAAADLIKARQATQANPAKVLPGQGDIVLAAITSCTNTSNPSVMVAAGLLARNARAKGLKPKPWVKTSLAPGSRAVTNYLKRAGLDTDLDALGFETVGYGCTSCIGNSGPLAPAIAAHIENANLVVAGVLSGNRNFEGRVSPWTKANYIMSPPLVVAYALAGHMGLDLTTQPLGKSSDGEGVFLRDIWPTMEEVQAVVAATVTPEAFAEGYAHVEEGPAQWQALKPAAPSATYDWPQGSTYIHNPPWLANAATPPGTPHKLEGRILAMFGDNITTDHISPAGAIAAHSPAARWLERHGVAPGDFNSYGARRGNDQVMARGTFANIRLRNELVLGVEGGQTRHWPSGEQGSIFDVAERYQREGTPTVIVAGRQYGMGSSRDWAAKGTRMLGVRAVIAEDFERIHRANLVGMAVIPLTFPEEVTRQTLGLKGDESVTLTFPEILAPGCVAEAIFTSPQGKVVKTPLSVCVETNAEAAYLAQDGILPFVLRRMAGRG from the coding sequence ATGGGGCAGTGGCGCGTGGCTTCACTGCCCATGGCCTTCAAGGCGGCTGGCACGACTGGCAAATTGGCTGAACGCCTGCCCATCAGCCTGAAAATCGTTCTGGAGAACGTCCTGCGCCAAGGCGACTGGCAGGCGGCGCGCGCTGTCATAGATTGGGCGCTGGAACGTCATTCCACCGCGGAAGTGCCCTTCCGCCCCGCCCGCATTCTGATGCAGGACTTCACCGGTGTGCCAGCGATTGTGGATTTGGCCGCCATGCGCGATGGCATGAAGGCACTGGGGGGCGATCCAGACCAGGTTAATCCGCTGGTGCCCATTGACTTGGTGATTGACCATTCCGTGGCGGTTGACGTAGCAGGCCGGCCTGATGCCTTGGCCCAGAACGTGACCCGCGAATTCGCCCGCAACGCTGAACGTTACGGCTTCCTGCGCTGGGGGGCGGAGGCGTTCGGGAACTTCAAAGTGGTGCCGCCTGGCAATGGCATTTGCCACCAGGTCAACCTGGAACATCTTGCACCGCTGGTGGTTGAGCGTGACGGCCAGCTGTTCCCCGACACGGTATTTGGCACGGACAGCCACACCACCATGATCAACGGCCTTGGCGTTCTGGGGTGGGGCGTTGGCGGTATTGAGGCCGAAGCCGCCGCTTTGGGCGAAGCCATTGCCATGCGCGTGCCAGATGTTGTGGGCGTGCGCCTGGAAGGGGCACTGCCTGCTGGCACCACAGCCACTGACCTGGTGCTGCACCTGACCCAGATGCTGCGCAAAGTGGGGGTGGTTGGGCGCTTTGTGGAGTTCTTCGGCCCAGCCCTTGACCAGCTGCCATTGGCAGACCGCGCCACCATCGCCAACATGGCGCCTGAATATGGCGCCACATGCGGCTATTTCCCGCCAGATAGCCACACAGTGGCCTATCTGCGCCAAACAGGACGCCCTGAAGACCACATCAAGCGTACGGAAAATTACCTGCGCGCACAGGGAATGTGGCGCGACCCCAACCAGGAACCTGTGTTCACCCAAGTGGTGAAGCTGGATCTGGGCCAGGTGCGCCCCACAGCTGCAGGGCCCAAGAACCCCTCTGACCGCCATGACCTTGCTGCCGTGCCAGCCAGCCTGGAAAGCTGCCTGGCTGGATTTGGAGTGGCTGCAGCCGACCTCATCAAGGCACGCCAGGCCACACAAGCAAACCCGGCCAAGGTGCTGCCAGGGCAGGGGGACATCGTTCTGGCCGCCATCACGTCCTGCACCAATACCTCTAACCCATCGGTGATGGTCGCTGCTGGCCTGTTAGCGCGCAACGCACGGGCAAAAGGGTTGAAACCCAAACCCTGGGTCAAGACCTCCCTTGCCCCTGGCAGCCGCGCCGTCACCAATTACCTAAAACGCGCAGGGCTGGACACCGACCTGGACGCGCTGGGTTTTGAAACGGTGGGCTATGGCTGCACAAGCTGCATTGGCAATTCCGGCCCCTTGGCGCCAGCCATCGCTGCGCACATTGAAAACGCCAACCTGGTGGTGGCTGGCGTCCTTTCAGGCAACCGCAATTTCGAAGGCCGCGTTTCCCCCTGGACCAAGGCCAACTACATCATGAGCCCCCCCTTGGTAGTGGCCTATGCGTTAGCTGGCCATATGGGTCTTGACCTCACCACCCAGCCATTGGGCAAAAGCAGCGATGGGGAAGGGGTGTTCCTCCGCGATATCTGGCCCACTATGGAAGAGGTGCAGGCGGTCGTGGCAGCCACCGTCACCCCTGAAGCCTTCGCTGAAGGCTACGCCCATGTGGAGGAAGGCCCCGCGCAGTGGCAGGCGCTCAAACCAGCTGCACCAAGCGCTACTTATGACTGGCCCCAAGGCTCCACCTACATTCACAACCCGCCATGGCTGGCCAACGCAGCCACACCACCTGGCACGCCACACAAGCTGGAAGGGCGCATCCTGGCGATGTTCGGCGACAACATCACCACAGACCATATCTCGCCAGCTGGGGCGATTGCTGCCCACTCCCCTGCCGCACGCTGGCTGGAACGCCACGGCGTGGCGCCTGGCGACTTCAATTCCTATGGCGCGCGGCGCGGCAATGACCAGGTGATGGCGCGCGGCACCTTCGCCAACATCCGGCTGCGCAACGAGCTTGTGCTAGGCGTTGAAGGCGGCCAGACGCGCCACTGGCCCAGCGGTGAGCAAGGCAGCATTTTTGATGTCGCCGAACGTTACCAGCGTGAAGGCACGCCCACCGTCATCGTGGCTGGGCGCCAATACGGCATGGGCTCATCACGTGACTGGGCGGCCAAGGGAACGCGCATGTTGGGGGTGCGCGCCGTGATCGCTGAGGATTTCGAGCGCATTCACCGTGCCAACCTGGTGGGGATGGCCGTCATCCCCCTGACCTTCCCAGAAGAAGTGACGCGCCAAACACTGGGCCTGAAGGGGGATGAAAGCGTGACACTCACCTTCCCAGAAATCTTGGCGCCAGGCTGCGTGGCGGAGGCCATTTTCACCAGCCCCCAGGGGAAAGTGGTCAAAACACCCCTCTCTGTGTGTGTGGAAACTAACGCCGAGGCAGCCTACCTGGCCCAAGATGGCATTCTGCCCTTCGTCCTGCGCCGCATGGCGGGGCGGGGTTAA
- a CDS encoding citrate synthase translates to MADFPQKTLEWQLRSTPGGMAVRLPGRSGTLPPQGIDMRTLHRQSGLVSFDPGFGSTASCESALTYIDGERGELLHRGYPVEQLCQHKTYPEVAWLLLHGELPDAATLDRFNSDLSREAFLHEQVRNFFNGFRRDSHPMAMLCGTLAALSSFHGDQTADQRHRVTAEERDLRALQLIAKMPTLAAWAYRYGRGLPLIYPSAELPYAGNMLHMLFSMPGREWKPNPVLVRAFDRIMTLHIDHGQNVSTSTVRMAGSSGVNPFACVAAGVAALWGPAHGGANEAVLDMLDEIGTVERIPAYMARVRDRADPTRLMGFGHRIYRSKDPRAALMRAICHEVLDELGARNDPHLALAMELERIALEDDYFVNRKLYPNVDFYSGIILRAMGIPSSMFTVFFAVARTAGWVAQWKEMVESGAGIARPRQIYTGPARRDVPPSAPRTGVQS, encoded by the coding sequence ATGGCTGACTTCCCCCAAAAAACACTGGAGTGGCAGCTGCGCTCCACCCCAGGTGGAATGGCTGTGCGCCTTCCAGGGCGCAGCGGCACGCTGCCCCCTCAAGGCATCGACATGCGCACCCTCCACCGGCAGAGCGGCTTGGTCTCCTTTGACCCCGGCTTTGGCAGCACAGCCTCCTGCGAAAGCGCCCTGACCTACATCGATGGTGAACGTGGCGAATTGCTGCACAGGGGCTACCCGGTTGAGCAGCTGTGCCAGCATAAAACCTACCCTGAGGTGGCATGGCTGCTGCTTCATGGCGAATTGCCTGACGCCGCCACACTGGACCGCTTCAACAGTGACCTGTCCCGCGAGGCCTTCCTGCATGAGCAGGTGCGGAATTTCTTCAATGGCTTCAGGCGTGATTCACACCCCATGGCCATGCTGTGCGGTACATTGGCCGCCCTTTCCAGTTTCCATGGTGACCAGACGGCTGACCAGCGCCACCGCGTGACCGCTGAGGAACGCGACCTGCGCGCGCTGCAGCTCATCGCTAAAATGCCTACCCTGGCCGCCTGGGCCTACCGTTACGGGCGTGGACTGCCCTTGATCTACCCCAGCGCTGAGCTGCCCTATGCCGGCAACATGCTGCACATGCTGTTCTCCATGCCAGGACGGGAGTGGAAGCCCAACCCGGTCCTGGTGCGAGCGTTCGACCGCATCATGACGCTTCACATCGACCATGGGCAGAACGTCTCCACATCCACTGTGCGCATGGCTGGCTCAAGCGGCGTCAACCCCTTCGCCTGCGTGGCGGCTGGGGTGGCGGCACTGTGGGGCCCAGCCCATGGCGGCGCCAATGAAGCCGTTTTGGACATGCTGGATGAGATCGGCACCGTTGAGAGGATACCAGCCTACATGGCGCGTGTGCGCGACCGGGCGGACCCAACGCGCCTGATGGGCTTCGGGCACCGCATCTACCGTAGTAAGGACCCACGCGCAGCCTTGATGCGCGCCATTTGCCATGAAGTCCTAGACGAGCTTGGCGCCAGGAACGACCCCCACCTAGCGCTGGCCATGGAGCTGGAGCGCATCGCGCTGGAGGACGACTATTTCGTCAATCGCAAGCTCTACCCCAATGTTGATTTCTATTCAGGCATCATTCTGCGCGCCATGGGCATCCCCTCCTCCATGTTCACGGTGTTCTTCGCCGTTGCGCGCACCGCAGGCTGGGTGGCGCAGTGGAAGGAGATGGTGGAGAGCGGCGCCGGCATCGCCAGGCCACGCCAAATCTATACAGGCCCAGCGCGGCGCGATGTGCCCCCCAGCGCCCCCAGAACAGGAGTCCAGTCATGA
- a CDS encoding carbohydrate porin: protein MTKNTAALCAGKARLGWASLHPGGWRCTIRAALATTTMAMASLGLSLSTAQAQVMDNYLEAQPEIRVATPLPPKHDDTITVPPFITPQAVFPDGFGVLSWLRKRGVNYLLSNTNEFAGAITKPTKGFAEYKQGSSNAGQTAMSLDVNWEQIAGAQGFATHVITVGRYGTTANRMFGDWLNHASEDYGGGGNVVVHLVTAYGEETLFGGRLSVAVGRLGEMANFESSPLFCNFQNGSMCGRPKAATDNPYVSGYPGAVWGGRIRGRPQRFIYLQTGAYAAEEGIYGDAQHRTGFKYNGATIHGARVPFEAGWEPIFNDELPGHYKVGAVWMHAPTPDNCLSATGRPYALTGARPLMRKNTYSAWFMMDQQLVSHDHSQKRGLILMSGFLYNEGDVALRNWETYAALIDRGMFAGRPFDTFGIAFTYERMARGVQRTEALMLQGRHRAPYGFLPNHATGMQRHASVLEVNYAVHAARGFIIQPLFEYFIRPNGQGNLRNAALLGCKTMVEIF, encoded by the coding sequence ATGACCAAGAACACAGCTGCCCTGTGTGCTGGAAAAGCGCGCCTGGGCTGGGCCAGCCTGCACCCTGGTGGCTGGCGCTGCACAATCAGGGCCGCCCTGGCCACCACTACAATGGCCATGGCCAGCCTGGGCCTGTCCCTTAGCACAGCGCAGGCCCAGGTCATGGACAACTACCTGGAAGCGCAGCCTGAAATCCGCGTTGCCACCCCACTGCCCCCCAAACATGACGACACCATCACGGTGCCCCCCTTCATCACCCCCCAGGCTGTGTTCCCAGATGGGTTTGGAGTTTTGTCATGGCTGCGCAAACGCGGGGTGAACTACCTGCTTTCCAACACCAATGAATTCGCAGGGGCCATCACCAAGCCCACCAAAGGCTTTGCCGAGTACAAGCAAGGTTCCAGTAACGCTGGGCAAACTGCCATGTCGCTTGATGTCAACTGGGAACAAATAGCGGGGGCGCAGGGTTTCGCAACTCATGTCATCACGGTGGGGCGTTATGGCACCACCGCCAACCGCATGTTTGGGGATTGGCTAAACCACGCTTCAGAAGACTATGGTGGTGGTGGCAATGTGGTTGTGCACCTTGTCACCGCCTATGGTGAGGAGACGCTGTTTGGCGGGCGCCTAAGCGTGGCGGTGGGGCGGCTTGGCGAAATGGCCAACTTTGAAAGCAGCCCGCTTTTCTGCAACTTCCAGAATGGCAGCATGTGCGGCAGGCCCAAAGCCGCCACAGACAACCCCTATGTCAGCGGTTACCCAGGGGCTGTGTGGGGCGGGCGCATCCGCGGGCGCCCCCAGCGCTTTATCTACCTTCAAACAGGTGCCTATGCCGCTGAGGAAGGCATTTACGGCGATGCCCAGCACCGAACGGGCTTCAAGTACAATGGCGCCACCATCCATGGGGCGCGCGTCCCTTTTGAGGCTGGCTGGGAGCCCATCTTCAACGATGAGCTGCCAGGCCATTACAAAGTTGGCGCGGTTTGGATGCACGCTCCAACGCCAGATAACTGCCTCAGCGCTACGGGCAGGCCCTACGCCCTGACGGGTGCCAGGCCCCTTATGCGCAAAAACACCTACAGCGCCTGGTTCATGATGGACCAACAGTTGGTCAGCCATGACCACAGCCAGAAACGCGGTCTCATCCTGATGTCAGGGTTCCTCTACAATGAGGGTGACGTGGCGCTGCGCAACTGGGAAACCTACGCTGCCCTCATTGACCGTGGGATGTTTGCTGGGCGTCCCTTTGACACTTTCGGCATTGCGTTCACCTATGAGCGCATGGCCCGCGGCGTCCAACGGACGGAGGCGCTGATGCTGCAAGGGCGCCACAGGGCCCCCTATGGCTTCCTGCCCAACCACGCGACCGGCATGCAGCGCCACGCCAGCGTGCTGGAGGTCAACTACGCTGTTCATGCCGCGCGGGGCTTCATTATTCAGCCCTTGTTTGAGTATTTCATCAGGCCCAATGGCCAGGGCAATTTGCGCAACGCAGCTTTGCTGGGCTGCAAGACCATGGTGGAGATCTTCTGA